A stretch of the Mycobacterium sp. ITM-2016-00317 genome encodes the following:
- a CDS encoding NADH-quinone oxidoreductase subunit B family protein: protein MGLEEKLPGGILLSTVEKVAGYVRKGSLWPATFGLACCAIEMMATAGPRFDISRFGMERFSATPRQADLMIVAGRVSQKMAPVLRQIYDQMAEPKWVLAMGVCASSGGMFNNYAVVQGVDHVVPVDIYLPGCPPRPEMLLHAILKLHDKIQQMPLGVNREEAIREAEQAALAVTPTIELKGLLR from the coding sequence ATGGGACTAGAGGAGAAACTGCCCGGTGGCATCCTGCTGTCGACCGTGGAGAAGGTCGCCGGGTACGTGCGCAAGGGGTCGCTGTGGCCGGCGACCTTCGGCCTCGCGTGCTGCGCGATCGAGATGATGGCCACCGCGGGGCCACGTTTCGACATCTCCAGGTTCGGCATGGAACGGTTCTCAGCCACGCCGCGGCAGGCCGATCTGATGATCGTGGCCGGGCGGGTCAGCCAGAAGATGGCGCCGGTGCTGCGCCAGATCTACGACCAGATGGCCGAACCGAAATGGGTGCTGGCCATGGGGGTGTGCGCGTCTTCCGGCGGCATGTTCAACAACTACGCGGTGGTGCAGGGCGTCGATCATGTGGTGCCGGTGGACATCTACCTGCCCGGCTGTCCGCCCCGGCCGGAGATGTTGCTGCACGCGATCCTCAAATTGCACGACAAGATTCAGCAGATGCCGCTCGGCGTGAACCGCGAGGAGGCGATCCGCGAGGCCGAGCAGGCCGCGCTGGCAGTGACGCCGACGATCGAGTTGAAGGGGCTGCTGCGGTGA
- a CDS encoding NADH-quinone oxidoreductase subunit A, with amino-acid sequence MDLYTPILVLGAIAAVFAVGSVGIALLIGPRRYNRAKLEAYECGIEPMNPSDPGAAATGHRFPIRYYLTAMLFIVFDIEIVFLYPWAVAFDSLGVFALVEMLLFMVVVFVAYAYVWRRGGLQWD; translated from the coding sequence ATGGATTTGTACACGCCGATTCTGGTGCTTGGTGCGATCGCCGCTGTGTTCGCCGTCGGGTCCGTCGGGATCGCGCTGCTGATCGGCCCGAGGCGCTACAACCGGGCCAAGCTCGAAGCCTACGAGTGCGGTATCGAGCCGATGAACCCGTCCGACCCGGGCGCGGCAGCCACCGGACATCGGTTCCCGATCCGCTACTACCTGACGGCGATGCTGTTCATCGTCTTCGACATCGAGATCGTTTTTCTCTACCCGTGGGCCGTCGCGTTCGACAGCCTCGGCGTGTTCGCGCTGGTGGAGATGCTGTTGTTCATGGTCGTGGTGTTCGTTGCCTACGCCTATGTCTGGCGACGAGGAGGCCTGCAATGGGACTAG
- a CDS encoding nuclear transport factor 2 family protein, producing MPDAVATDVADRLFTAIERSDIATVAQLFSPVVAVWKSGDTRDNDHARSVKIITWFVDATLDRRYEVLDRQMFDGGFVQQHVLHARGRTGATIAMRVCIVIKVGPDGLITRIDEYFDPAEIAPLLSQTSS from the coding sequence ATGCCCGACGCAGTGGCCACCGATGTGGCCGACCGGTTGTTCACGGCGATCGAGCGCAGCGACATCGCGACGGTGGCGCAGCTGTTCAGCCCGGTCGTGGCGGTGTGGAAGAGCGGCGACACGCGGGACAACGACCATGCCCGATCGGTCAAGATCATCACGTGGTTCGTCGATGCCACCCTCGATCGCCGGTACGAGGTTCTGGACCGGCAGATGTTCGACGGAGGATTCGTGCAACAGCACGTCCTGCATGCGCGTGGCCGCACCGGAGCGACGATCGCGATGCGCGTGTGCATCGTGATCAAGGTCGGCCCCGACGGCCTGATCACCCGCATCGACGAGTACTTCGACCCCGCCGAGATCGCCCCGCTGCTGTCGCAGACATCGTCGTGA
- a CDS encoding class I SAM-dependent methyltransferase, producing the protein MDLTPTLSGFNDFYKHTTPPWVIGEPQPAVLGLERAGLITGRVLDVGCGTGEHTILLAAAGYDVLGVDGAPTAVEQARRNAEARGVAARFEIADALHLPEQPKYDTIVDSALFHIFDDGDRVSYVQSLRGATRPGSRVHVLALSDAGRGFGPEVSEPVLRGAFATGWEVEALTETTYRGTVGEAHADALGLAVGTVVDEPAWLARFRRL; encoded by the coding sequence ATGGATCTGACTCCCACCCTCTCCGGTTTCAACGACTTCTACAAGCACACGACCCCGCCGTGGGTCATCGGCGAGCCGCAACCGGCCGTCCTCGGGCTCGAACGCGCCGGCCTGATCACCGGCCGGGTGCTCGACGTCGGATGCGGCACCGGGGAGCACACCATCCTGCTGGCCGCGGCGGGCTACGACGTGCTCGGCGTGGACGGCGCACCGACCGCTGTCGAGCAGGCCCGGCGCAACGCCGAGGCCCGCGGTGTGGCCGCGCGCTTCGAGATCGCCGACGCGCTGCACCTGCCTGAGCAGCCGAAATACGACACGATCGTCGACAGTGCGCTGTTCCACATCTTCGACGACGGCGACCGCGTGTCCTACGTGCAGAGCCTGCGCGGCGCGACCCGGCCGGGCTCGCGGGTGCATGTGCTCGCGCTGTCGGACGCGGGCCGCGGATTCGGCCCCGAGGTCAGCGAGCCCGTCCTGCGCGGCGCGTTCGCGACGGGCTGGGAGGTCGAGGCGCTCACCGAGACCACCTACCGGGGGACCGTCGGTGAGGCGCACGCCGACGCGCTGGGCCTGGCGGTCGGCACCGTTGTCGACGAACCCGCGTGGCTGGCACGATTCCGCAGGTTGTGA
- a CDS encoding DUF6285 domain-containing protein, which produces MTRRPTAAELVAAVADFLDEDVRAVGGQVGFHSRVAANVLRIVERELLDADEVRVRAALADLGHPDEQSLAQAIRGGELDGRPDDVMACLREMVRHRLSIDHPGYADGR; this is translated from the coding sequence ATGACTCGCCGGCCCACCGCAGCGGAACTCGTCGCCGCCGTCGCCGACTTCCTCGACGAGGACGTCCGCGCGGTCGGCGGTCAGGTCGGCTTCCATTCCCGCGTCGCGGCCAATGTGCTGCGGATCGTGGAGCGAGAACTGCTCGACGCGGACGAGGTGCGGGTGCGCGCGGCGCTGGCCGATCTCGGTCACCCCGACGAGCAGTCGTTGGCGCAGGCGATCCGGGGCGGCGAGCTCGACGGCCGACCGGACGACGTGATGGCGTGCCTGCGCGAGATGGTGCGTCACCGGTTGTCGATCGACCATCCGGGGTATGCCGACGGGCGATGA
- a CDS encoding phosphotransferase family protein, with amino-acid sequence MSELAQALEGVLRPVLGDTTVADLQPLTGGASRTTWAFTAQSGTQTRPLILRTGARDDIHASMELEAQVQQRAAAAGAPVPHILAADNSPEAVGNPYLICDAIDGETIVRRIFRGLDDAGRARLLEQCATALAAIHRADTAGIGLTAPDELAGWRTRLDEIGDTTATFEWAFRRLADARPDPSPMRLVHGDFRMGNLIVDGSGLAAVLDWELTHIGEIYEDLAWFCIRAWRFGAPESLGAGGLGSVETFLQAYETAADSALDRNAFRWWLTVATLRWGVICRHQAERHLSGDSPSVELAAIGRRVSETEWDVLDLLSGGGPR; translated from the coding sequence GTGAGCGAGCTCGCCCAGGCGCTCGAAGGGGTGCTGCGGCCGGTGCTCGGCGACACCACGGTGGCGGACCTGCAGCCGCTCACCGGCGGCGCCAGCCGGACCACCTGGGCCTTCACCGCGCAGAGCGGCACGCAGACCCGCCCGCTGATCCTGCGCACCGGCGCCCGCGACGACATCCACGCCAGCATGGAGCTGGAGGCGCAGGTGCAGCAGCGCGCCGCCGCCGCGGGTGCGCCGGTCCCCCACATCCTGGCCGCTGACAATTCGCCTGAGGCCGTCGGAAATCCGTACCTGATCTGCGACGCGATCGATGGCGAAACCATCGTGCGCCGCATCTTCCGCGGCCTCGACGACGCCGGTCGGGCACGCCTGCTCGAGCAGTGCGCGACGGCGCTGGCAGCGATCCACCGCGCCGACACGGCGGGGATCGGGCTGACGGCCCCGGACGAGCTCGCGGGCTGGCGCACCCGTCTGGACGAGATAGGCGATACCACAGCCACTTTCGAGTGGGCCTTCCGTCGGTTGGCAGACGCGCGTCCCGACCCGTCGCCGATGCGGCTGGTGCACGGCGATTTCCGGATGGGCAACCTGATCGTCGACGGTTCGGGGTTGGCCGCCGTGCTGGACTGGGAGCTGACCCACATCGGCGAGATCTACGAGGATCTCGCGTGGTTCTGCATCCGGGCATGGCGGTTCGGCGCCCCCGAATCGCTCGGGGCAGGCGGGCTCGGCAGCGTGGAGACATTCCTGCAGGCCTACGAGACCGCCGCCGACAGCGCGCTGGACCGCAACGCTTTTCGCTGGTGGTTGACGGTGGCGACGCTGCGGTGGGGGGTCATCTGCCGGCACCAGGCCGAGCGTCACCTGTCCGGCGACTCTCCGTCGGTCGAGCTCGCGGCGATCGGCCGGCGGGTGAGCGAAACCGAATGGGATGTCCTGGATCTGCTGTCCGGAGGGGGTCCCCGATGA
- a CDS encoding acyl-CoA dehydrogenase family protein, whose protein sequence is MDFTLPDHLPGLLAEMDAFIEAEIKPLEREHIQYFDQRREHARTDWDNGGVPRREWEDLLDEMRRRADAAGWLRYGLPSQFGGRDGSNLDMAVIREHLAHKGLGLHNDLQDESSIVGNFPQVIMMDRFGTEEQKREWTDALITGERSMAFGLTEPNHGSDATWLETTAVPDGDDWIINGAKRFNTGVHRATHDLVFARTSGEAGQARGITAFLVPTEAPGFSVPYYWWTFNMPTDHGEVLLENVRVPSDAVLGEVDHGLDVGQTFLHENRIRQAASSLGAAQYCIDRAVAYANDRKVFGKPLATHQAVQWPLVELQTEAQMVRLLVRYAASELDRNHHMEVSDKVSMANYRANRLVCEAADRAMQVLGGVGYSRHEPFEHIYRHHRRYRITEGAEEIQIRRVAQRLFGFGRK, encoded by the coding sequence GTGGACTTCACGTTGCCCGATCATCTGCCCGGACTGCTCGCCGAGATGGATGCGTTCATCGAAGCCGAGATCAAACCGCTGGAGCGCGAGCACATCCAGTATTTCGACCAGCGCCGCGAGCATGCCCGCACCGATTGGGACAACGGCGGCGTCCCGCGCCGGGAGTGGGAGGATCTGCTCGACGAGATGCGCAGGCGCGCAGATGCGGCGGGCTGGCTGCGGTACGGACTGCCGTCACAGTTCGGCGGCCGGGACGGCAGCAACCTCGACATGGCGGTGATCCGGGAGCACCTGGCCCACAAGGGGCTGGGACTGCACAACGACCTGCAGGACGAATCGTCGATCGTCGGCAACTTCCCGCAGGTGATCATGATGGACCGCTTCGGCACCGAGGAACAGAAGCGGGAGTGGACCGATGCGCTGATCACCGGTGAGCGGTCGATGGCGTTCGGGCTGACCGAACCCAATCACGGGTCGGACGCGACCTGGCTGGAGACCACCGCCGTGCCCGACGGTGATGACTGGATCATCAACGGCGCCAAGCGCTTCAACACCGGAGTGCATCGCGCGACGCACGACCTGGTGTTCGCCCGCACCTCCGGTGAGGCGGGCCAGGCACGCGGGATCACCGCATTCCTGGTGCCCACCGAGGCCCCGGGCTTCTCGGTGCCCTACTACTGGTGGACGTTCAACATGCCCACCGACCACGGCGAGGTGCTGCTGGAGAACGTGCGGGTGCCGTCGGACGCGGTGCTCGGCGAGGTGGATCACGGCTTGGACGTCGGGCAGACGTTCCTGCACGAGAACAGGATCAGACAGGCCGCCAGCAGCCTGGGCGCCGCGCAGTACTGCATCGACCGCGCTGTGGCCTACGCCAACGACCGCAAGGTGTTCGGCAAACCGCTGGCCACCCATCAGGCCGTGCAGTGGCCGCTGGTGGAGTTGCAGACCGAGGCGCAGATGGTGCGTCTGCTGGTGCGCTACGCCGCGTCCGAGCTGGACCGCAACCACCACATGGAGGTGTCGGACAAGGTGTCGATGGCCAACTACCGGGCCAACCGCCTGGTGTGCGAGGCCGCCGACCGGGCGATGCAGGTGCTCGGCGGTGTCGGTTACAGCAGGCACGAGCCGTTCGAACACATCTACCGGCACCACCGCCGGTACCGGATCACCGAGGGCGCCGAGGAGATTCAGATCAGGAGGGTGGCACAGCGACTGTTCGGGTTCGGCCGCAAGTGA
- a CDS encoding TetR/AcrR family transcriptional regulator: MPPGAAALSAKGRQTRGAIEQAARKLFAERGFHGTTLTDITSAAGKSPAVFYRYFTDKEDLLAALAQSFLHDVVAPSGLTVPLPESPDDDAFFSTVVTGYWTMFKQNIGIMIAVAQLAATQPRFAAVQNEFRRFGMDIVAASVRRAQEQGYGGELQPEHTAAAIALLFENFTTVFVGGSGLGVDIDDEAAIATLSRIWKKTLYGH; encoded by the coding sequence GTGCCGCCGGGAGCCGCCGCGCTGAGCGCCAAGGGCCGTCAGACCCGCGGCGCGATCGAGCAGGCCGCCCGGAAGCTGTTCGCCGAGCGTGGCTTCCACGGCACCACGCTCACCGACATCACGTCGGCAGCGGGCAAGTCACCCGCGGTGTTCTACCGGTATTTCACGGACAAGGAGGACCTGCTCGCCGCGCTGGCGCAGTCGTTCCTGCACGATGTCGTCGCCCCGTCGGGGCTGACCGTCCCGCTCCCCGAATCGCCGGACGACGACGCGTTCTTCAGCACGGTGGTGACCGGTTATTGGACGATGTTCAAACAGAACATCGGCATCATGATCGCCGTGGCGCAACTCGCCGCCACCCAGCCGCGATTCGCGGCGGTGCAGAACGAATTCCGGCGTTTCGGCATGGACATCGTCGCCGCTTCGGTCCGCCGCGCCCAGGAACAGGGTTACGGTGGGGAACTGCAGCCCGAGCACACCGCAGCCGCGATCGCGCTGCTGTTCGAGAACTTCACCACCGTGTTCGTCGGCGGCTCCGGCCTCGGCGTGGACATCGACGACGAGGCCGCGATCGCCACGCTGTCGCGCATCTGGAAGAAGACCCTGTACGGACATTGA
- a CDS encoding hydroxymethylglutaryl-CoA lyase — protein MTGLPAHVDIRDVSMRDGLQIEDPIPLSAKLELLAAIAATGVREMEATAFVSPSKVPALADAAELAAELHNFPGIEFSALVASPNGAKRAIAAGLRSIEYVVSAADGHSRANVGRSSAEATAQIPEIVTIAHDSGVSVEVIVATAWDCPFDGPTAPQRVLDIVRAGVDAGVDRLAIADTIGTTTPRRVTELVTLIRPATGGLPLGAHFHNTRGAGLASAYAAVSAGVTRLDASVGGLGGCPFAPGASGNIATEDLVYLLRDSGVGVDVDLAAAIAAARVAQSAVGHELPSSLLRAGDRILG, from the coding sequence GTGACCGGGTTGCCCGCACACGTCGACATCCGTGACGTGTCGATGCGTGACGGACTGCAGATCGAGGATCCGATCCCGTTGTCCGCCAAGCTCGAGCTTCTCGCCGCCATCGCCGCCACCGGGGTGCGGGAGATGGAGGCGACGGCGTTCGTGTCGCCGTCGAAGGTGCCCGCGCTGGCCGATGCGGCCGAGCTGGCCGCCGAATTGCACAACTTCCCCGGCATCGAGTTCTCCGCGCTGGTGGCCAGTCCGAACGGTGCCAAGCGCGCGATCGCCGCGGGCCTGCGCTCGATCGAGTACGTGGTCTCGGCCGCGGACGGGCACAGCCGCGCCAACGTCGGACGGTCGTCGGCCGAGGCCACCGCGCAGATTCCCGAGATCGTGACGATCGCCCACGACAGCGGGGTGTCCGTCGAGGTCATCGTCGCGACCGCCTGGGACTGCCCGTTCGACGGCCCCACAGCGCCGCAGCGGGTGCTCGACATCGTCCGCGCGGGCGTCGACGCCGGTGTCGACCGGCTGGCGATCGCCGACACGATCGGGACCACGACACCGCGCCGGGTCACCGAGCTGGTCACGCTGATCCGGCCCGCGACCGGCGGATTGCCGCTGGGCGCACATTTCCACAACACGCGGGGCGCCGGGCTGGCGAGCGCCTACGCCGCGGTGAGCGCCGGGGTCACCCGGCTGGACGCATCGGTGGGCGGACTCGGCGGATGCCCGTTCGCCCCCGGCGCCAGCGGCAACATCGCCACCGAGGATCTGGTCTATCTGCTGCGCGACAGTGGCGTCGGCGTCGACGTGGATCTGGCGGCGGCCATCGCCGCCGCGCGGGTGGCGCAGAGCGCGGTGGGTCACGAGCTGCCGAGTTCGCTGCTGCGCGCCGGCGACCGGATTCTGGGCTAG
- a CDS encoding alpha/beta fold hydrolase, producing MTTTADTTTTTRYEYDRIPYLVAYQNNSGVRDVYGGVAELVVLESYLLKPKTVQSDTVLVFMHPIGGGAYLPMINALARAGHHVIYCNSRFRGTDSALLMEKVVEDLGECIKDAKNRLGYSKVVLAGWSGGGSLSAFYQQQAQNPTVTASPSGDGPDLTKLGLIPADGIMLLAAHISRHGTMTEWMDASILDENDPSQRDPELDLYNPDNPHQPPYTPEFLERYHQAQIARNRRITKWVKEKLAELRAAGRPDDEYAFVVHGTMADPRWLDPTVDPNERTPGTCYLGDPQVVNMSPVGLARFCTLRSWLSQWSYDDANGDALKAGPDIAVPALVIGNLADDACTPSHTRRLFDAIGHPDKEMHEIPGANHYYAGADQRDKLRAAVGIVTDWLERHDFVGAR from the coding sequence ATGACGACCACAGCAGACACCACCACGACGACCAGGTACGAATACGACCGTATCCCCTATCTGGTTGCCTATCAGAACAATTCGGGTGTGCGGGACGTCTACGGCGGTGTCGCCGAGCTGGTGGTGCTGGAGAGCTACCTGCTCAAACCGAAGACCGTGCAGTCCGATACCGTGCTGGTGTTCATGCACCCCATCGGCGGCGGCGCCTACCTGCCGATGATCAACGCGCTGGCCCGCGCCGGACATCACGTCATCTACTGCAACAGCCGGTTCCGGGGCACCGACTCCGCGCTGTTGATGGAGAAGGTCGTCGAGGACCTCGGCGAGTGCATCAAGGACGCCAAGAACCGGCTCGGCTACTCGAAGGTGGTCCTCGCCGGGTGGAGCGGTGGCGGCTCCCTGTCGGCCTTCTATCAGCAGCAGGCCCAGAACCCCACGGTGACGGCCAGCCCGTCCGGCGACGGGCCCGATCTGACGAAGCTCGGCCTGATCCCCGCCGACGGAATCATGCTGCTCGCCGCGCACATCAGCAGGCACGGCACGATGACCGAGTGGATGGACGCCTCGATCCTCGACGAGAACGACCCGTCCCAGCGAGACCCCGAACTGGACCTGTACAACCCGGACAACCCCCACCAGCCGCCCTACACACCCGAGTTCCTGGAGCGCTACCATCAGGCGCAGATCGCCCGCAACCGGCGAATCACCAAGTGGGTCAAGGAAAAACTGGCCGAGCTCAGGGCCGCCGGACGTCCCGATGACGAGTACGCGTTCGTGGTGCACGGCACCATGGCCGATCCGCGGTGGCTGGATCCGACGGTCGATCCGAACGAGCGCACCCCCGGCACCTGCTATCTGGGCGACCCCCAGGTGGTGAACATGAGCCCGGTCGGGCTGGCCCGGTTCTGCACGTTGCGCAGCTGGCTGTCGCAGTGGAGCTATGACGACGCCAACGGCGATGCGCTGAAGGCAGGCCCGGACATCGCCGTGCCGGCGCTGGTGATCGGCAACCTCGCCGACGACGCCTGCACGCCCAGCCACACCCGCCGGTTGTTCGACGCGATCGGGCATCCCGACAAGGAGATGCACGAGATCCCCGGAGCCAACCACTATTACGCGGGAGCCGATCAGCGCGACAAGCTGCGCGCAGCGGTCGGCATCGTCACCGACTGGCTGGAGCGTCACGACTTCGTGGGCGCTCGATGA
- a CDS encoding HNH endonuclease signature motif containing protein, with protein MELVAEAVGTITEQVAVLSKAAEELSHRELIGMLAELTTVLRSVPAVEHKVLSRLTEETEPCRLGESSWKKVLTTALRVSGADAARRLKRAKTLGPRRAITGEPLPPLWEATAAAQAQGLLDAEHVEVIADFHRALPAWVDVGTRAAADAQLATLACGVDPRAVARAARRLLGHVDADGPTPEDAERERARKRGITVGEQQPDGMSRISGYLTPQARAVWDAVFAALAAPGANTDEDGPDTRTPAQRRHDAFLTVGSNALSSGELGTHNGLPTTVIVSTTLQELQKGAGVAVTGGGSLLPMRDLIRMAARAHHYLYVYDQHSGQSLYLGRSKRLATAAQRIVLHARDRGCTRPGCSAPGYWCQVHHATADWKDGGHTDIDDLTFACPSDHRMLDKTGWSTTRNTKNQTEWIPPPELDTGQHRINGYHHPDRYLLPEDDQGP; from the coding sequence ATGGAGTTGGTGGCCGAGGCGGTGGGGACGATCACCGAGCAGGTCGCCGTGCTGTCGAAGGCCGCCGAGGAGTTGTCCCACCGCGAGCTGATCGGCATGTTGGCCGAGCTGACCACGGTGTTGCGGTCGGTGCCTGCGGTGGAGCACAAAGTGCTGAGCCGATTGACGGAGGAGACCGAACCCTGCCGACTCGGCGAATCCTCATGGAAGAAAGTCCTGACCACCGCGCTGCGGGTCAGCGGCGCCGACGCTGCGCGCAGGCTCAAGCGAGCAAAAACGCTGGGGCCGCGCCGGGCGATTACCGGTGAACCGCTACCGCCGCTGTGGGAGGCCACCGCGGCGGCGCAGGCCCAGGGCCTGCTCGACGCCGAGCATGTCGAGGTGATCGCGGATTTCCACCGTGCGCTGCCCGCCTGGGTGGACGTGGGTACACGCGCCGCCGCCGACGCCCAACTGGCCACGCTGGCGTGCGGGGTCGACCCGCGCGCGGTAGCGCGTGCGGCGCGCCGCCTCCTTGGTCATGTCGACGCTGACGGGCCGACACCCGAGGACGCCGAACGCGAGCGGGCCCGTAAGCGCGGCATCACCGTCGGGGAGCAGCAGCCCGACGGGATGAGCCGGATCAGCGGCTATCTGACTCCGCAAGCCCGCGCGGTATGGGATGCCGTGTTCGCCGCGCTGGCCGCCCCCGGCGCCAACACCGACGAAGACGGGCCCGACACCCGCACTCCGGCCCAGCGCCGCCACGACGCATTCCTGACCGTCGGTAGTAATGCGCTGAGTTCGGGCGAACTGGGCACCCACAACGGACTACCGACCACGGTGATCGTGTCCACCACCCTGCAGGAACTGCAGAAAGGCGCCGGGGTCGCGGTCACCGGCGGTGGATCACTGTTGCCCATGCGGGATCTGATCCGGATGGCCGCGCGCGCCCACCACTACCTCTACGTCTACGACCAACACAGCGGCCAATCCCTGTATCTGGGCCGATCGAAGCGGTTGGCCACCGCAGCGCAGCGGATCGTGTTGCACGCGCGCGACCGCGGCTGTACGCGGCCCGGGTGCAGCGCTCCCGGGTATTGGTGTCAGGTCCACCACGCCACCGCCGACTGGAAAGACGGCGGCCACACCGACATCGACGACCTGACCTTCGCCTGCCCGTCAGATCACCGGATGCTCGACAAGACGGGCTGGAGCACCACCCGCAACACCAAGAACCAGACCGAGTGGATTCCGCCGCCGGAGCTGGATACCGGCCAACACCGCATCAACGGCTACCACCACCCCGACCGCTACCTCCTCCCCGAAGACGACCAAGGCCCATGA
- a CDS encoding nitroreductase/quinone reductase family protein: MTDTLRDRVTKFFQKNVANRVMRRLPFQTLLETTGRRSGEPRTTPLGGRRIGDSFWFVSEFGEKSDYIRNIKADPDVRVRLNGRWHRGTAHLLPEDDARARMRTLPQYNNVGVRTFGTNLLTVRVDLID, from the coding sequence ATGACGGACACGCTGCGTGACCGCGTCACCAAGTTCTTCCAGAAGAACGTCGCCAACCGGGTGATGCGGCGCCTACCGTTTCAGACGCTGCTGGAGACCACCGGGCGCAGATCCGGCGAACCCCGGACCACCCCGCTGGGCGGACGCCGCATCGGCGACAGCTTCTGGTTCGTCTCCGAATTCGGCGAGAAGTCGGATTACATCCGCAACATCAAAGCCGACCCTGACGTCCGCGTGCGACTGAACGGACGCTGGCACCGCGGGACGGCGCACCTGCTCCCCGAGGACGACGCCCGGGCACGGATGCGCACCCTGCCGCAGTACAACAACGTCGGCGTGCGCACATTCGGGACGAATCTGCTCACCGTGCGGGTCGACCTGATCGATTGA
- a CDS encoding acyl-CoA dehydrogenase family protein has product MSTAPPVTPEFVDRLAARATEAERLRRLPADTVADATASGFFDLLVPARYGGMQARFPAILDPVRRMAHGCASSAWTLGFYALHNWMLALFSEQAQQEAFATRPFLAPAPLAPTGHGVSCDGGLRLTGRWSWATGVMDGNWIMVGALCERTAGDPSTIYPVLALLPIQDARIEDVWHTDGMRATGSNDVVIDDAFVPSHRVVEVSDIYTGTAPGAALHDADTYRWPMVPALALLAAMPALGSAERAAEIYGERLSQRFLAYEGVMQKDKPVAAMHLGEANVRLRALRSLLADTVAEIEAIVAAGEPVERSVRGQARLAAAHIVHESRAIVADLLAASGASAHFLDNPLQRIKRDVDVIIGHVIFDYDTSRELAGALTMGRKIPRTAMV; this is encoded by the coding sequence ATGTCCACCGCCCCGCCTGTCACCCCCGAATTCGTCGACCGGCTCGCCGCCCGCGCGACCGAGGCGGAGCGGCTGCGCCGGTTGCCCGCCGACACCGTCGCCGACGCGACGGCGTCCGGTTTCTTCGACCTGCTGGTCCCCGCGCGCTACGGCGGGATGCAGGCGCGTTTCCCGGCGATCCTGGACCCGGTCCGCCGGATGGCCCACGGGTGCGCGTCGAGCGCGTGGACGCTCGGTTTCTACGCACTGCACAACTGGATGCTCGCGCTGTTCAGCGAGCAGGCTCAGCAGGAGGCGTTCGCGACGCGTCCGTTCCTGGCGCCGGCGCCGCTGGCCCCGACAGGGCACGGGGTGAGTTGCGACGGCGGCCTGAGGTTGACCGGCCGGTGGTCGTGGGCGACCGGGGTGATGGACGGCAACTGGATCATGGTCGGCGCGCTGTGCGAGCGCACGGCCGGGGATCCGAGCACGATCTACCCGGTGCTGGCACTGCTGCCGATCCAGGACGCCCGCATCGAGGACGTGTGGCACACCGACGGCATGCGCGCCACCGGATCCAACGACGTGGTGATCGACGATGCCTTCGTGCCGTCGCACCGGGTCGTCGAAGTGTCCGACATCTACACCGGGACGGCGCCCGGCGCGGCGTTGCACGACGCCGACACCTACCGATGGCCGATGGTGCCGGCGCTGGCGCTGCTGGCCGCGATGCCGGCGCTGGGCAGTGCGGAGCGCGCCGCCGAGATCTACGGCGAACGGCTCTCGCAGAGATTCCTGGCCTACGAGGGCGTCATGCAGAAGGACAAGCCGGTCGCGGCGATGCATCTGGGCGAGGCGAACGTGCGGTTGCGCGCGTTGCGCAGCCTGTTGGCCGACACCGTCGCAGAGATCGAGGCGATCGTGGCCGCGGGGGAACCGGTGGAACGGTCGGTGCGCGGGCAGGCCAGGCTCGCGGCGGCGCACATCGTGCACGAGTCGCGGGCGATCGTCGCCGACCTGCTGGCCGCGTCCGGCGCGAGCGCCCACTTTCTGGACAACCCGCTGCAACGCATCAAACGCGACGTCGACGTGATCATCGGCCATGTCATTTTCGACTACGACACCAGCCGTGAACTGGCCGGCGCCCTCACAATGGGGAGGAAGATTCCGCGCACCGCGATGGTGTGA